The following proteins are encoded in a genomic region of Takifugu flavidus isolate HTHZ2018 chromosome 3, ASM371156v2, whole genome shotgun sequence:
- the mtrf1 gene encoding peptide chain release factor 1, mitochondrial → MFLNRCFRLCNGCCRVVYSGRKREWRTLTGYRTAKYANTTVVGLCATVVPRHHFHSDLGDLHNNECVQKYLQQLMEEYRDLGRKLQHDHLSESDRKVLSRRQTELLPVALLFESVQQALKDQEEVTSLLHSCTGVKDEDKLFAQQLKEEEEQISQKLLSLRKDLVKALVPTDPLDPSNILLEVVSGRTTGGDICQQFTREMFDMYQGFASFKNWDFDLINYTNAEYGGLHHAAARITGENVYRHLKNEGGTHRVQRIPEVGLSSRMQRIHTGTMTVIILPQPAEMDVHIDQKDLRIDTYRSRGAGGQSVNTTDSAVRIVHLPTGITAECQQTRSQLQNKDTAMRVLRARLYQSMLGKESEQRLASRKQQVGSRSQSERIRTYNFSQDRVTDHRTGYTTRDIKEFMRGGEALQNLISDVLEHAEMEALLEEVENSKQPKASGQSADHRSQ, encoded by the exons ATGTTTCTTAATCGCTGTTTTCGGTTGTGTAACGGGTGTTGCCGCGTAGTTTACagtggaagaaagagagaatggAGGACACTGACGGGATACAGGACTGCGAAATATGCTAACACGACTGTGGTGGGACTCTGCGCTACAGTCGTGCCGAGACACCACTTTCACAGCGATCTGGGGGACTTGCACAACAATGAATGTGTCCAGAAATATCTTCAGCAACTCATGGAGGAATACAGAGACCTCGGCAGGAAGCTACAGCATGATCACCTCAGCGAATCagacagaaaagtgctctcaaggagacagacagagctgctgcctgtCGCCCTTCTATTTGAAAGTGTTCAGCAAGCCTTAAAAGACCAAGAAGAGGTCACTTCACTTCTGCATA GTTGCACCGGTGTCAAAGACGAGGACAAGCTATTCGCTCAGCagctgaaagaggaggaagaacaaaTTTCCCAGAAGCTTTTGTCTTTAAGGAAAGAT CTGGTTAAAGCTCTGGTGCCCACTGACCCTCTTGACCCAAGTAATATTTTGCTAGAGGTTGTCTCTGGACGCACGACGGGAG GTGACATCTGCCAGCAGTTCACCAGAGAAATGTTTGACATGTACCAGGGCTTTGCTTCCTTCAAGAACTGGGATTTTGACCTCATCAACTACACAAATGCTGAATATG GTGGTCTGCATCACGCAGCAGCTCGAATCACCGGTGAAAATGTCTACAGACATCTTAAGAATGAAGGAGGAACCCACCGGGTTCAAAGGATCCCCGAGGTGGGCCTCTCTTCCAGGATGCAGCGTATCCACACGGGAACCATGACGGTCATCATCTTGCCTCAGCCAGCAGAG ATGGACGTCCACATTGACCAGAAAGATCTGCGAATCGATACCTACAGATCCCGGGGCGCCGGTGGCCAAAGTGTCAACACAACCGACAGCGCAGTGCGCATCGTTCATCTTCCCACAG GCATAACAGCTGAGTGTCAGCAGACCCGCTCTCagctgcagaacaaagacaCCGCCATGCGTGTGCTGAGGGCCAGGCTATACcagagcatgctgggtaaaGAGAGCGAGCAGAGGCTTGCATCACGGAAGCAGCAG GTGGGCTCGCGTTCCCAGTCAGAGAGGATTCGTACATACAACTTCAGCCAGGACCGTGTTACAGACCACAGGACTGGGTACACTACCAGAGACATTAAG GAGTTcatgagaggaggggaggccCTCCAGAACCTGATCAGTGATGTTTTGGAACATGCAGAGATGGAGGCTCTCCTtgaggaggtggagaacagCAAGCAACCAAAAGCCTCTGGACAGTCTGCAGACCACAGGTCCCAGTAA